From a single Ascaphus truei isolate aAscTru1 unplaced genomic scaffold, aAscTru1.hap1 HAP1_SCAFFOLD_1052, whole genome shotgun sequence genomic region:
- the NAGLU gene encoding alpha-N-acetylglucosaminidase — protein MKRAGLCALLLAALGVACAGRTFPTLSHLTPRESAAGQAAAARDLLRRLLGARAGEFAVTVDGAAAGQDGLDTYRLSSGPGGKVAVTGSTGVAAVTGCYRYLKYYCGCHVSWSGAQLRLPSPLPPVAGTVTVKTPNRFRYYQNVCTSSYSFVWWNWARWEKEIDWMALNGINMPLAFTGQEAIWQRVYLSLGLNQSEVDEFFTGPAFLAWGRMGNLHTWAGPLSSPWMEQQLSLQYKILQRMRSLGMVTVLPAFAGHIPRGILRVFPKVNVTRLNGWSNFNCTYSCSYLLHPEDPMFQVIGGRFMREMIQEFGTDHIYNADTFNEMTPTSSDPAYLSAVSAAIFKSMADVDPGAIWLMQGWLFVNCPSFWKPAQVRALLHGAPIGKIIVLDLFAETVPVYLTTESFYGQPFIWCMLHNFGGNHGLFGKVESVNRGPFDASSFPNSTMVGTGLTPEGIDQNDMIYELMNEIGWSSGPLHLSQWISGYADRRYGQREPNARAAWQLLLRSVYNCTQPWKDHNHSPLVRRPSLQMNTDVWYNRSDIYEAWRLMQDASHSLAKSGTFLYDLVDVTRQAVEQLVSDYYIEVKSAFENQALEQLMVAGGVLVYDLIPELDNLLSSQPQFLLGRWLEAARLMASTKEEAALYDMNARNQITLWGPAGNILDYANKQFGGLMQDYYGERWTLFVWYLVESLNTEVPFHQEKFNQVVFQVEQGFIFNGKTYPSSPTSDTLEVANKIFLKHYPHTHGREEVKAGGARK, from the exons ATGAAGCGCGCCGGCCTCTGCGCGCTCCTGCTCGCCGCCCTCGGGGTGGCGTGCGCCGGGCGGACGTTCCCCACGCTGTCCCACCTGACGCCTCGGGAAAGCGCCGCCGGCCAGGCCGCCGCCGCCCGCGATCTGCTCCGCCGGCTGCTGGGCGCCCGGGCCGGCGAGTTCGCGGTGACGGTGGACGGCGCGGCGGCCGGCCAGGACGGGCTGGACACGTACCGGCTCAGCTCGGGGCCGGGCGGCAAAGTGGCGGTGACGGGCAGCACCGGAGTGGCGGCGGTGACGGGGTGCTACCGCTACTTGAAGTATTACTGCGGCTGCCACGTCTCGTGGTCTGGGGCGCAGCTGCGACTgccgtctcccctcccccccgtggcCGGGACGGTGACCGTGAAAACCCCCAACAG GTTCCGTTACTACCAGAACGTCTGCACCTCCAGCTACTCCTTCGTGTGGTGGAACTGGGCCAGATGGGAGAAGGAGATAGATTGGATGGCCTTGAATGGCATCAACATGCCACTGGCGTTCACGGGCCAAGAGGCCATTTGGCAACGG GTGTATCTGTCGCTGGGTCTGAACCAGTCAGAAGTTGACGAGTTCTTCACCGGTCCGGCGTTTCTAGCCTGGGGTCGGATGGGGAATCTTCACACTTGGGCTGGACCCTTGTCTTCTCCATGGATGGAACAACAGTTGTCCCTACAG TACAAGATCCTACAGCGAATGAGGTCTCTGGGGATGGTTACGGTATTGCCAGCTTTTGCCGGACACATTCCACGAGGCATCCTAAG GGTCTTCCCCAAGGTCAACGTGACCAGGTTGAACGGATGGAGCAACTTCAACTGCACCTACTCCTGCAGCTACTTGTTGCACCCGGAGGATCCCATGTTCCAGGTCATTGGCGGGCGCTTCATGAGAGAGATGATCCAGGAGTTTGGAACCGACCACATCTACAACGCGGACACCTTCAACGAGATGACCCCGACCTCGTCTGACCCAGCTTACCTGTCTGCAGTCAGTGCCGCCATATTTAAATCCATGGCAGacg TTGACCCCGGCGCCATCTGGTTGATGCAAGGATGGCTGTTCGTGAATTGTCCAAGCTTCTGGAAGCCGGCTCAGGTGCGAGCTCTGCTCCACGGCGCCCCCATCGGGAAGATCATTGTCCTGGACCTGTTTGCCGAGACGGTGCCGGTCTACCTGACCACCGAGTCCTTCTACGGGCAGCCGTTCATCTGGTGCATGCTTCATAACTTTGGCGGCAACCACGGGCTGTTTGGCAAAGTCGAGAGTGTCAACAGGGGCCCCTTTGACGCCTCGTCCTTCCCGAACTCCACGATGGTCGGCACCGGGCTGACCCCTGAAGGCATCGATCAAAACGACATGATATACGAGCTGATGAATGAAATCGGTTGGAGCTCCGGACCCCTCCACCTGTCCCAGTGGATCTCCGGCTACGCCGACCGGCGCTACGGCCAGCGGGAACCCAATGCCCGAGCCGCGTGGCAGCTGCTTCTCAGGAGCGTCTACAACTGCACCCAACCATGGAAGGACCACAACCACAGCCCTCTGGTCCGGCGGCCGTCCCTGCAGATGAACACTGACGTGTGGTACAACCGGAGCGACATCTACGAGGCGTGGAGGCTCATGCAGGACGCGTCCCACTCGCTGGCCAAGAGCGGTACGTTTCTGTATGACCTGGTGGATGTCACCAGGCAGGCCGTGGAGCAGCTGGTGTCCGACTATTACATAGAGGTCAAGTCGGCCTTTGAGAACCAGGCGCTGGAACAGCTGATGGTCGCAGGAGGTGTCCTAGTTTATGACCTCATCCCTGAACTTGATAACCTCCTCTCCAGCCAGCCCCAATTCTTGCTTGGCCGGTGGCTAGAAGCCGCCAGATTAATGGCATCTACTAAAGAGGAGGCCGCTCTGTACGACATGAACGCTCGCAACCAGATCACGCTTTGGGGTCCCGCGGGCAACATCTTGGACTATGCCAACAAGCAGTTTGGGGGGCTGATGCAAGACTATTACGGGGAGCGTTGGACCCTGTTCGTGTGGTACTTGGTGGAGAGTCTCAACACGGAGGTGCCCTTCCATCAGGAGAAGTTCAACCAAGTCGTCTTCCAGGTAGAGCAAGGGTTCATCTTCAACGGCAAGACGTACCCCTCCAGCCCCACCAGCGACACTCTGGAGGTCGCCAACAAGATTTTCCTTAAGCattacccccacacacacgggagggaagaggtcaaggcaggcggggCAAGAAAATGA